In Raphanus sativus cultivar WK10039 unplaced genomic scaffold, ASM80110v3 Scaffold3258, whole genome shotgun sequence, a single genomic region encodes these proteins:
- the LOC130506459 gene encoding uncharacterized protein LOC130506459, whose protein sequence is MRRWGVSISPLCPLCNSENEIRQHLFFECGFSKEVWEAFCSAFHLSPPPLFMDVLDWIKAPSHDNNVNVMFKLVFQAVIYLLWKERNSRVHNLSSRPAASIILEIKRILSAKMDILSRAQRNVASSITYLSTWRVVFPSR, encoded by the coding sequence ATGAGACGTTGGGGGGTTTCCATTTCTCCGTTATGTCCTCTGTGTAACTCTGAGAATGAGATCCGTCAACATTTGTTTTTTGAGTGCGGTTTCAGTAAGGAAGTGTGGGAAGCCTTCTGCTCGGCCTTCCACCTTTCTCCTCCACCTCTATTCATGGACGTATTAGATTGGATCAAGGCTCCTTCTCATGACAACAATGTCAATGTGATGTTCAAGCTCGTCTTCCAGGCGGTAATATACCTGCTTTGGAAGGAACGTAACTCGAGAGTTCACAACCTGTCTTCTCGTCCAGCCGCATCTATCATCTTGGAGATCAAGAGGATTCTTAGTGCTAAGATGGATATCTTATCTAGAGCTCAGAGAAACGTAGCCTCTTCCATTACCTATTTATCTACTTGGCGAGTTGTATTTCCTAGCCGGTAg